aattttaataatgttgactaattctaagaaaattattaaaaaaattcagtgTCTCTCTTAATCATTCGCATCCAGTggattttttattgaatgattcGTTGAAAGCAgctaataaattaatcaaatgctTTTCCCCCCTTAAACTAACGTATAATCTTCCTTTTGAGCTAAACTTAGATATCTTAATATTCTTTTCGTGACTTTGCCGCCCTTCTTccgaaaaacattttttttttcaagaaaaaaaaatctatttagcttgaaatgaaataactattttataaaagatgatcgtgatttcataaaaaaaaacaaataataataacacaattAACAATTAACTACTGAACTTAACATTCTATAGTAGAATTACACAAGTTTCTCAATATCAATCTGTCCCTAGAAGTATAAGGTAGAGTTTTACGACTCTGCTATTTTaaggaaataataatttatttttgaaaaaagaatatacaataaattaagctaaaaataatttatcaatataGCGATATTAGTTAGTATAAGTGATCCTTTGTGGCATAATATCTCTTCTAAATTGAAGGAATATGGTCGTATGCCTTGCCTTTTGGTTCCACTAGCATGTCATTGGTAAATTCTCTtgtgtgaaattaaaaaaattggaatgATTTAACAGGTCAAGCTTTATTCTATTTCAATAtccaaatgattttgatttggTTTGCTGAGATTTATGTCACGAGGTTGAAGAGGGAATGGATAGTAATTAAATATTGTAGaatataactaatatttaaGTTGTAAAATAGAACATGTTATAGAATTTGTGCTATTTTTCATTAATCCATCTGTTGCATTCTCCACCAAGACAAGTAGgccatgcatgcatgcatatatatgaaaatattggGTGGTTCCAGCATCAtgataatattgtttaattaattggCACTTTTGTACAGtcaaagaatataatataatgtctTATAATCAACATAAAGAGGACAATTATTTGCATCTCTGCAAATTTGAATAGGCAAAGAATATTAATTGTTGGATTgttatcttaaataaaaaacaattgttttatACTTGTCAATAACcaccttcaaaatatattatctttattagaACACTCTTTATAAGATACTCGAAAGTATAATAAACTAGTTAAAAATTTGCCcacttttaaaagatatttcatATTTTGCTAAAATGCCAATGAGAATACTTCaacagttttttgttttttttttctcaactaaTTATTTACCATAAATCTATGGCCAATGAGAATATTTGCAGGGGCGGAGTACCATGGccccattttttaaaaatttcttatattaCATGTATATATtagttcttttttaaaatatatgtagtATAATTAcaaattgatagaaattaaactaaccatctttttataataacatttaatattaataaataatgaaatataaaattaaatataataaaggataaaagtatttattaaaatgtttttatttccttttgtattgtcttgagtttttcataaattttactcatgttattttttattttctgaaaaaaaaaagaaaattagacacaaatttattatttttgttcttatttttcatttgttctctattatttttgaagaaaaaaaaagtgatttttcgTCTTACTTAATACTGAAATAGTTgtttaatagttaatattattgtttatcttatgagtttttgtatattatttttttatgaatacaaaagaaaaagtaatgtattatgcattttttataactagtttttcattatattgaTTGTCATTGATAATATGttcaatgaaaaaataattgcTTTTGaagttattgattttgttcTAGATTTAAGGTCGATGTGATGTGTCtaagaatgagaagaaaaaatattcttttgttaTTATACTACTGGttgtgaaaataattaattgatatgaaaaaaaaaaaaaagctttctgtaaaaattttgaaattggtaGAAAAGGTCATGTATTATACTGCttttaaaacaaagttttttttttttttaacaaacatgaaaataattttctgcattaataatttcttatgatgatgataaattattttaatcttaaactCTTTTTAGAAAGaactttctttataatttttaaattggtaTAAAAAGTTACGTATCTACACtgcttttgaaattatatacaaagtgttttttaacaaatatgaaaatactTTACTAcattaataatttgttattagattatgataaattatttttaattttaaactctttttaaaaaaaaatgttaaaagaaaatggaagtATGTTGATTTAGATATAAGTAAAATTCAAGTAAAATGAACAACTAACACTaaattgttctttttcttttttgttggaATTTGAtgtaattaagtaaaataattttcatatttatatttacacattatagtgttttactttatttaattgtttatagtGAATAAATCTTTCGTAAAATTAATCTTTCATAGTTTCATATTTGGTTTAACCGtggatgaaaaatattttataaacctTTGAGGTAaagtaaataatagaaaaaaattaatagactTGTGTCtaggaatgatttttttttattaatcatctttttacctctaatctttAGACAAATTACTTAGTTAAGATATTCCATAAATTGAagtttaactaattaaaaaatttaggcTCTTATTCAAGAAACTAGGGTTTAAGTATGCTGGAAGTTGATTATATTTGAAGTGTAaacttagtatttttttttctttatattttgttaagcCATTTTCATATTACTTGAAAAGGAATTTTGGTGACTTTCAACCTAGTATCTTTCGTTATACTTGgtaaatcattttcaaacaattaCTAAAGGGAAAAAAAGTATTGAACTAGTTTTTCCaaaattcttatattaaatatatttttaaccttAAACAGAAAGTCTATTTCGGTATGTGATACATTTATATGTCATCTTCTTCatgcacttttttttatataaattcttcTATCTCATTTGTCCAATTAATCTATAAGTTAATTCTTatacaattattacaattttaaaaattaaataatgtacataaataaaaaatataaaaaataattagtagtattacttttaaattctcAAAAAGGAATaggtaaaaacatatattaaaacctaatcttaaaaagaatataaataattctaataaaaagtaataCTTCCATTATATTACacaatattatcaaataataacattattattattattattatgtgatatgtttaaaattatattttaagattaaatatgtttaccgtctctttaaaatataaagttgtaatttattCTAATATCAGATTTTGATATATAGTTttatcaaaaattatatatatatatatatatatatatatatatatatatatatatatatatatatatatatatatataattcaactatgtgaatttcttttacatgttaaaatatatcttaaattatttttgaagtgtttacattattttgatacatttgattttaaaggtctttttaaaataccatttaacatgtaaaaagaaaattgttgggTTAAGAAACTATTTGTATTCATGGTtgggttaaaaaaatatttatattaatttttaaaatttaaagaaaaaaatgtatcaaaattttgaatataaaaaaaaaattgaatttggtttaGGAACTAAAATCATGTTtgaccatttattttattatattttatcctATTATTCTGACTAAACCAGACCTAAAGACTTcgtaacatattttaaaaactttattagAGGTTGAAACCGAATCACCAAGAACATAAATCAACAAACCTTAGTTCAGTATCagtaatctttttgttttttttcttccaaaacttTAGGCAAAATGTCTTAGCCGTCCAATatttgagtttatatatatagcAGATTGGAGAATCTAATTCGTAAGCCATGCATGCCACCTGAAGACTTTGAAGTTCTACTTCATTGGAGCCTTAATTTTCCATGCCTTAAATGTTTTCCCTGCTTTGGTCACCACTATATTATTCTGTTTCCTTTTAAAGTGATTAATTTGGAATAAGATTTGACAATTTGTTCTGGCTTTCCATTAATTTGAGATGGTGCTGCTGCTCATCCTACTAAAGGGGAAAGTATTAGATGCCATGTAAACGAGGGTGAGAGAAGCATAATTTGTTGTGCAGTCACACCCAGAAGATGCCTACAACCCATTATAGAAGCTTCAATTGCCCAATTGGgtgaaaaaagaagagagacaGAATGAAACACTGCAATTTCATGTCTAGATGACACAAATGCAAAAACACGTGGCCTATATTTTCTCATAATGTCAGTCATAGATCATGAATCAacctataaatatttgtatcatCCCTCATCATGATTCTGGAATAACTGCTGATGTTGAACGGAATCAGTCAAAAGAAAACCAAAGGAAGAGTATACATATTAAACTATTGCCAAAGCTGGTTGCTTAAAGTGTTGAATGTGACTGCAGAATTTAATCTTGCTTTCTTGCCACTTATTCTggaatatttgttttaaataaattcacaGATAGCTGTCTGTGGCATTGCTACTATCACTTTTTCagccaaataaaaatataaggaagGGAAAGCATCACCCTGCCCCCATCAAGAGCTGTGGAAGAACTGCATTGCCGAAATGAAGAGTAGTTGTGATGAATGGAAGCCTTTTATAGTAATGATAgcaattgatttttcttttgctgtAGTGAATATTCTTCTTAAGAAAGTCCTTGAAAAGGGGGTGAACCATTTGGTTTTTATCACATACCGGTTGACAATTGCTACCATTTTCATAGCCCCCGTCGCCTACTTTAAAGAAAGGTTGGTTAACTCAATTTCTCTATTTAGTACTTATCTTGTTTTCTGAGATGGGAAATCTATGATTTTGTGAACCTGCAAAACAGACCAAATTGCATCAATGAATGATTTTGAAACTATGAGTAATCATATGTTTTAATTGCAGAAACGACAGACCAAGGCTCACATTTCGAATTTTATGTTACCTTTTCTGCAGTGCCATTGTTGGGTTagtaatattttcatttctcacTATAGCACTTGTTTTCTCCTCGTGAACTTCCAAACTCTCTGTTTTTGGATGATTGTCGGGAGATACTTACtgaatacaacttttttttatagggCATCGGTCACTCAATACTTTGTCCTTGTGGGGATACAATATACTTCTGCTACCTTCTCTTGTGCTTTCATCAACATGGTGCCAGTGGTCACATTCATGATGGCATTACCTTTTGGGTATGaaccaaaattcaaatatatactATTCTTATATTCTTTGGGAGCAAGCTACCAAACTTGATGCAGCAGGATAACCGTGTCCTTTATCCCTTTATATCTTACAGATTAGAGACTGTGAAAATCAAATGCAACAGTGGGAGAGCTAAGGTTCTCGGTTCATTGGTGTGCATAGGTGGCGCATTGATGTTGACACTTTACAAAGGAAAGCCACTGGTTAATTTTTCTCACTACGAATCCGCAGCTTCTACTGTGGTCAAGAGTTCTGCAGTgaatatatattcaacaaagaCAACGGAGAGATGGACTATTGGTGTAATAGCCATGGTTATAGGAACCATCTTTTGGTCTTCTTGGTATATTTTACAGTCAAAAATAAGCAAGAGATATCCATGCCAGTATTCTAGCACAGCCATCATGAGCTTCTTTGGAGCCCTTCAATCAGCTGTTATTTGCTTGTGCACTGACCACAACTTGTCCATTTGGGTCCTCAAGGGAAAGATACAAATCATTGCTTTTCTATATTCTGTAAGTTCACTTTTTCAAGTCAGGAGATAAAGTGATTAAAAGCAAACAGGATAGATAGAAATTACTATAAAAACGCAAGTGAGAATTGTTCAAAAAGTAGGTCCTCTAAAGTGAGTTAATCACTCAATTTAGAGGACACAATTATCTAAATTATAGATGTGAAGGAAATAATCTAAGCTATAGATGAAAATTAGCCGTAAATATTACATGCAGATGCCTGTAACATcttaaaatactaattattgattttgtcCTTAAGTCTAagttacttattttaaatttacagaATCAAATCCTTTCTTTCGTGGTTTGGAAAAGGTGTGACAAATTCTTAGGCCATGTCTAGCTTTTGCGTGATGCTGTTTCCTGATTTGAGTCGGtgttaaaataaagaaaagataaaagcatCTAATATATACTAAAAACGAGGAAACAGTTGTATTTACGAGTTGGTTTATGTACAGGGGATGATAGGATCAGGTTTATGTTTTGTGGGAATGTCATGGTGTGTGAAGAAGAGGGGTCCTGTCTTTACTGCAGCATTCAGTCCTCTTGTTCAGATAATAGCAGCAATGATTGATATACCAGTCTTGCATGAACAGCTCCATCTTGGAAGGTGAATTCGTTTACCTTTATACACACAGTTGCACCCTCATACATAATATACACTCCTTCACCTGATCCTGATTTAGTTTTCATTTACCTGGTTGTTTAGTGTGATGGGATCCATCTTGGTGATTATTGGATTATACATTCTTCTATGGGGTAAGAACATGGATATTAAGAATCGTGTGAGAAAGTTAGTCCAAGAAGCTGAAGAAACCAAGGAACAAGAGCCGCAGCCGCAAATACAACAGTTGACAGTGTATGTTCACACAGAATCGTGTAATTCGTAGAGCCACTGCCACCAAGTagtgtttatatatgtgtgttcaTGTGCTTCCTAACACTTTCTCCaaagtttttaagtttttatttacttaaacaACACGTCAAGAAATGTATAGAAGCTTATGGTTGACCCATGTGTTCTTTGGGAATAAGGCAATGTAC
Above is a genomic segment from Vigna radiata var. radiata cultivar VC1973A chromosome 10, Vradiata_ver6, whole genome shotgun sequence containing:
- the LOC106776246 gene encoding WAT1-related protein At3g30340, which codes for MKSSCDEWKPFIVMIAIDFSFAVVNILLKKVLEKGVNHLVFITYRLTIATIFIAPVAYFKERNDRPRLTFRILCYLFCSAIVGASVTQYFVLVGIQYTSATFSCAFINMVPVVTFMMALPFGLETVKIKCNSGRAKVLGSLVCIGGALMLTLYKGKPLVNFSHYESAASTVVKSSAVNIYSTKTTERWTIGVIAMVIGTIFWSSWYILQSKISKRYPCQYSSTAIMSFFGALQSAVICLCTDHNLSIWVLKGKIQIIAFLYSGMIGSGLCFVGMSWCVKKRGPVFTAAFSPLVQIIAAMIDIPVLHEQLHLGSVMGSILVIIGLYILLWGKNMDIKNRVRKLVQEAEETKEQEPQPQIQQLTVYVHTESCNS